The Salirhabdus salicampi DNA segment ATGCTCTATGAAAAGATTGACCTGTTCGAACGGGTCATTGGAAATTTAGAGGGCATTTTACAGCAATTAAACATTAAGAATTTAGATAAAGAAATTGAATCCATATTTGCTGAGTCCCATTCTGCAGGGGAAGCAAAAATAAAATTAGAAAATTTAACAGCAGCGTTCGAGGATGAAGAACAGGCAAATTAAGGAGGTTGCGGTGTATGGAGCAACAAGCTATTCATCAATTTCTACACAATTACTTTCAGTTAAACCAATGTAACATTTTGGAAAACGGAAATGGAAAACTTAAAGTCGAATTAACTGAACAAATTGACCGCCTCCTTATGAACCGTCCTTTTTACTGGGAATATATTAAGAAAACCGGTCAGATCGGAACACCTGCAACGTTAACTTTCATATCGAATCCAGAGAGACGGGATGAGGAAGGGGAGTGGATTCATTTTGGCTCACCTCGCCTTCACCAAATTTTTCGTTCATTGCTTTCATTAGGACAGTTTACATTGCTATATGAAGACACATCAGGTGATTCAACCCAAAAGCCTCTTATTCCATGGTTAGTAACGAACGTTAAAATTGGATATAAAGGTTTACAAAAAAAAGATGAAACGATGTCTATAGGTCTGCACTTGTTAAATGGGATGATGGTATTTGATTTTATGGAAAGGGTTGAACATATGTCATTTCAGACCCTTATTCCTGATTATCGTTATACAATTACACCTCTCATTCGTATTTTTAGTGGTTATAAACGTATTGAAAATATGTTGCTACAGCATATCGAAAAACAAGATGACAGTTGGGCGAAACAATCTTATGAGCATTTTTTAGCAGAAAAGGAAATATTAGATCACTTTTATCACACGTATTTAGAGAAAGGAGACGAGACAGAGAGAGAACAAATACAAGAACGATACGAAAGTGAGTTAAACCAGTTACAAAAGAGACTTCTACCCGAAGTGACCATCGATGTAATTAACGGCGGACTGTTCTACGTAACAGAACAAACTGTCCAAAGTTTTATGCAATAAAAAAAGAAGGGTTAAGATCCCTTCTTTTTGCTTTGTACATACATTTTAATTGCGTCTGGGAGCAATCCAAAATATCGTGAGGATTTATTTTGGCGTTGTAACTTTTTCATTTGCTTTCTTTGCTTCTTTTCATCCCTTGGCAAGTGTGCATACTTCACTATTTCCTCTGTCATGTACTTTACAATATCATTTCCAGATGCCATAGGCTTCACCTCGAAATCTTTTGTACATAGTGTGTCCACCATCGCTCTTTTACATACTTGTTAAAATTGTTTCTACAATTTCATCTGTAGATTTCCCATCCGTATCCACTACGATATCTGCTACTTCCAGATATAACGGTTGCCGTTGTTCGTACAATCTACGTTTTGAATCGACATCCTTTGACCATAACGGGCGAGTTGTATCCGTCTCCAGGCGCTTTTCGATTTCATGAAACGACGTTCGTAAAAAGATAGTCGTAAAGTACTCCTTTAATTGTTCACGGTTTGCACTT contains these protein-coding regions:
- a CDS encoding YqhG family protein; this encodes MEQQAIHQFLHNYFQLNQCNILENGNGKLKVELTEQIDRLLMNRPFYWEYIKKTGQIGTPATLTFISNPERRDEEGEWIHFGSPRLHQIFRSLLSLGQFTLLYEDTSGDSTQKPLIPWLVTNVKIGYKGLQKKDETMSIGLHLLNGMMVFDFMERVEHMSFQTLIPDYRYTITPLIRIFSGYKRIENMLLQHIEKQDDSWAKQSYEHFLAEKEILDHFYHTYLEKGDETEREQIQERYESELNQLQKRLLPEVTIDVINGGLFYVTEQTVQSFMQ
- a CDS encoding YqzE family protein, which produces MASGNDIVKYMTEEIVKYAHLPRDEKKQRKQMKKLQRQNKSSRYFGLLPDAIKMYVQSKKKGS